The following are encoded in a window of Arthrobacter woluwensis genomic DNA:
- a CDS encoding ParA family protein: protein MRVVSVSSLKGGVGKTSVTTGLASAALAAGVPTLVVDLDPHADASTALGTSAGRVTDIGRLLKTSRRARLADHLTPSSWADGNGTLDVAIGSAYSGIYDRPDLGRRDLRRLRQLLEPVTGYDLVLIDCPPSLNGLTRMAWNASDDVVLVAEPGLFSVAGTERTLRAIDMFRREFSPRLNPAGIVANRVRLGSSEHMYRLDEMRSMFGPLLLEPVVPELANWQQIQGAAHAVHQWPGDSAKGVAAVYDQLLAAIRKA from the coding sequence GTGCGAGTCGTAAGCGTCAGCAGTCTCAAAGGTGGAGTGGGCAAGACCTCAGTCACCACGGGATTGGCATCCGCTGCACTGGCCGCAGGTGTCCCCACCCTCGTGGTGGACCTCGATCCCCATGCCGACGCCTCCACCGCCCTCGGAACGAGTGCCGGCCGGGTCACGGACATCGGCAGGCTCCTGAAGACCTCACGGCGCGCCCGTCTGGCGGACCACCTGACGCCGAGCTCCTGGGCCGACGGAAACGGCACCCTGGACGTGGCCATCGGCTCCGCGTACTCGGGCATCTACGATCGTCCGGACCTGGGCCGTCGCGACCTGCGCCGTCTCCGGCAGCTGCTGGAACCCGTCACCGGCTACGATCTGGTGCTCATCGACTGCCCGCCGTCCCTGAATGGCCTGACACGGATGGCCTGGAACGCCAGCGACGACGTCGTCCTCGTCGCCGAGCCCGGCCTGTTCTCCGTCGCGGGCACCGAGCGGACGCTGCGTGCCATCGACATGTTCCGTCGCGAGTTCTCCCCCCGCCTCAACCCCGCGGGGATCGTGGCCAACCGTGTCCGGCTCGGGTCGAGCGAGCACATGTACCGCCTGGATGAGATGCGTTCCATGTTCGGTCCCCTGCTCCTGGAGCCGGTGGTGCCGGAACTGGCGAACTGGCAGCAGATCCAGGGCGCAGCGCACGCCGTGCACCAGTGGCCGGGCGACTCGGCCAAGGGTGTCGCGGCCGTCTACGATCAGCTTCTCGCGGCCATCCGCAAGGCCTGA
- a CDS encoding MerR family transcriptional regulator: MSPKGDAGKRQHAGAPIAPAAGAQGLLFSEDLPLLDEDAGYRGPTACKAAGITYRQLDYWARTGLVEPTVRGAAGSGSQRLYSFRDILVLKVVKRLLDTGVSLQQIRSAVEHLRERGVEDLAQITLMSDGASVYECTSADEVIDLVQGGQGVFGIAVGRVWREVEGTLAELPSEHALSQDFPEDELSRRRAQKKIS, translated from the coding sequence GTGAGTCCGAAAGGCGACGCGGGCAAGCGCCAGCACGCAGGCGCACCCATTGCCCCCGCTGCGGGCGCCCAGGGGCTGCTGTTCAGCGAGGACCTGCCGCTCCTGGACGAGGACGCCGGCTACCGCGGTCCCACCGCTTGCAAGGCGGCCGGGATCACCTACCGTCAGCTGGACTACTGGGCCCGCACCGGTCTCGTCGAGCCGACGGTGCGCGGCGCGGCCGGTTCCGGCTCCCAGCGCCTGTACAGCTTCCGGGACATCCTGGTGCTCAAGGTGGTCAAGCGTCTCCTGGACACCGGTGTCTCCCTCCAGCAGATCCGTTCCGCCGTGGAGCACCTGCGGGAACGCGGCGTCGAGGACCTCGCCCAGATCACGCTCATGAGCGACGGCGCCAGCGTCTACGAATGCACGTCCGCCGATGAAGTGATCGACCTGGTCCAGGGCGGCCAGGGCGTGTTCGGCATCGCCGTGGGCCGTGTCTGGCGTGAGGTGGAAGGCACGCTGGCCGAGCTGCCGAGCGAGCACGCACTCTCCCAGGACTTCCCCGAGGACGAGCTCAGCCGTCGTCGGGCCCAAAAGAAGATCAGCTGA
- a CDS encoding IS110 family transposase encodes MTVIAQTRSFVIGVDCHARTHTLAIIDTGTRECLGSEKFPTTEAGMSRALNWAARRTGGDMETLWVIEGIGTYGAGLARVVDAAGYPVVEAPRMSSRARHGIGKSDALDAVAIASAVLGLDESGLRWPRQDTGPRAALRTLGTARDHLGRERTMNVNALTALLRVYDLGMDARKPLTGPQISTVSRWRERQEPLEVLIAREEAVRLARRVQDIDAELRANQARMNELIKDSPAAPLLEITGVGVVTAAMILTAWSHPGRVRSEAAFAALAGVSPIPASSGNTTRHRLNRGGDRQLNRALHTIAMVRMTYDLETRTYVEKRRAEGRTKREIRRNIKRYLARHLYRLLNTLHATPIPS; translated from the coding sequence TTGACTGTCATCGCGCAAACCCGTTCGTTTGTGATCGGCGTGGATTGCCACGCACGTACACATACTTTGGCCATCATCGACACCGGGACGAGAGAATGCCTCGGTTCTGAAAAGTTCCCCACCACTGAGGCCGGTATGTCTCGGGCCCTGAACTGGGCAGCGCGTCGCACCGGCGGCGACATGGAGACGTTGTGGGTCATCGAGGGAATCGGAACCTATGGCGCCGGCCTGGCCCGAGTTGTGGACGCAGCAGGGTACCCGGTCGTGGAAGCACCTCGAATGAGCTCGCGAGCAAGGCATGGCATCGGCAAGTCCGATGCCTTGGATGCTGTCGCAATTGCCTCTGCAGTCTTGGGGCTCGACGAGTCTGGGCTTCGCTGGCCGCGCCAGGACACTGGTCCTCGCGCCGCACTCCGGACTCTCGGCACAGCCAGGGACCACTTAGGACGTGAACGAACCATGAACGTCAACGCTCTCACTGCGCTCCTTCGGGTCTATGACCTGGGTATGGATGCACGGAAACCGCTCACTGGCCCACAAATCAGCACGGTTTCCCGCTGGCGAGAACGCCAGGAACCCCTTGAAGTTCTCATTGCAAGAGAAGAAGCCGTCCGCCTCGCACGGCGTGTTCAGGACATTGACGCCGAATTGCGTGCGAACCAGGCACGCATGAACGAACTCATCAAAGACAGCCCTGCAGCACCGCTCCTGGAAATCACCGGCGTCGGGGTGGTGACCGCGGCCATGATCCTCACCGCCTGGTCACATCCAGGCAGGGTCCGGTCCGAAGCAGCTTTCGCTGCCCTAGCCGGCGTGAGCCCGATCCCAGCATCGTCAGGCAACACCACCAGGCATCGCCTTAATCGCGGCGGAGACCGGCAACTGAACAGAGCACTACACACCATCGCAATGGTCCGAATGACCTACGACCTCGAAACACGTACCTACGTCGAAAAACGACGCGCAGAAGGCCGCACCAAACGAGAGATCCGGCGCAACATCAAACGCTATCTCGCCCGACACCTCTACCGCCTACTGAACACCCTCCATGCGACACCAATCCCCAGTTGA
- a CDS encoding bifunctional nuclease family protein, which yields MIEVEVVGVRIELPGNQPLVLLKETKGERHVPIWIGPPEASAIALAQQGVVPPRPLTHDLMLDVIQALGRSLVSVTIVSVEDSVFYAQLQFDDGTSVSSRASDALALALRSHCRIWCAEQVLDDAGVLIEIQDEDAEVARPAGGHEDDEPDEASASAAPATAEQEQELRQFREFLNGVEPEDFEP from the coding sequence ATGATCGAGGTCGAGGTGGTCGGCGTCCGGATCGAGCTTCCGGGCAACCAGCCTCTGGTGCTCCTCAAGGAGACCAAGGGGGAGCGGCATGTCCCCATCTGGATCGGTCCGCCGGAGGCCAGTGCCATCGCCCTCGCACAGCAAGGCGTGGTGCCGCCTCGTCCGCTCACCCATGACCTCATGCTGGATGTCATCCAGGCCCTTGGCCGTTCCCTGGTGTCCGTGACGATCGTGAGCGTGGAGGACTCGGTCTTCTACGCCCAGTTGCAGTTCGACGACGGCACCAGCGTCAGTTCCCGGGCTTCCGACGCGCTGGCGCTGGCTCTCCGCAGCCACTGCCGGATCTGGTGCGCCGAGCAGGTCCTGGACGATGCGGGAGTCCTCATCGAGATCCAGGACGAGGACGCCGAGGTGGCCCGCCCCGCCGGTGGCCACGAGGACGACGAGCCGGACGAGGCCTCGGCGAGTGCCGCGCCGGCCACCGCCGAGCAGGAGCAGGAACTCCGTCAGTTCCGCGAGTTCCTCAATGGCGTGGAACCCGAGGATTTCGAGCCCTGA
- the ftsR gene encoding transcriptional regulator FtsR produces MALAQSGRRQGAPVVLNIGEVLAQLNEDFPGISASKIRFLEEKGLITPQRTPAGYRQYSEADVERLRFVLALQRDQYLPLKVIRDYLDAIDRGERPDNLPGGMKLSPKLVSEDPAEALRGRSRLLSESQLRAESGASVRLVKELLDYGIITHEGGQFDEYALQVTVSCARLEAQGLEPRHLRPVLAAAEREFALIERAVAPLASRKDSGSRARTADAARELSGLLQDLHQAVIQGQISRLEK; encoded by the coding sequence GTGGCACTTGCACAGTCCGGCCGGCGCCAAGGCGCCCCCGTCGTCCTGAACATCGGAGAAGTCCTCGCTCAGCTGAACGAGGACTTTCCCGGTATTTCCGCCTCCAAGATCCGTTTCCTGGAGGAGAAGGGGCTCATCACGCCCCAGCGGACCCCTGCCGGTTACCGCCAGTACAGTGAGGCCGACGTCGAGCGCCTGCGCTTCGTCCTGGCCCTGCAGCGGGATCAGTACCTGCCGCTCAAGGTGATCCGCGACTACCTCGACGCCATCGACCGCGGGGAGCGTCCGGACAACCTGCCGGGCGGCATGAAGCTCTCGCCCAAGCTGGTGTCCGAGGATCCCGCCGAAGCACTGCGCGGCCGCTCACGATTGCTGAGTGAGTCCCAGCTGCGCGCCGAGTCCGGAGCCAGTGTGCGCCTGGTCAAGGAACTCCTGGATTACGGGATCATCACCCACGAAGGCGGGCAGTTCGACGAGTACGCCCTTCAGGTGACCGTGAGCTGCGCCCGTCTGGAAGCTCAGGGCCTGGAACCCCGGCACCTGCGGCCCGTGCTGGCCGCCGCCGAACGCGAGTTCGCGCTGATCGAGCGGGCCGTTGCCCCGCTGGCGTCGCGGAAGGACTCGGGCTCCCGCGCCCGCACCGCCGACGCCGCCCGCGAGCTGAGTGGTCTGCTCCAGGACCTTCACCAGGCCGTCATCCAAGGCCAGATCTCCCGATTGGAGAAGTGA
- a CDS encoding FHA domain-containing protein: MSEQPSVPVEPADEAAFEGESTDTTSVYLPVLSDVVPADPKLGPEDIASIAALPHGSALLIAHHGPNAGARFLLDTDRVTVGRHPDAEIFLDDVTVSRKHAEFVRTPAGYELVDTGSLNGSYVNHDRVDRVLLKSGVEVQIGKFRLNYYPSPARPAGQD, translated from the coding sequence ATGTCTGAACAACCATCGGTCCCCGTCGAACCCGCAGACGAAGCCGCATTTGAGGGCGAGTCCACGGACACCACCTCGGTGTACCTTCCGGTCCTTTCCGACGTGGTGCCGGCCGACCCGAAACTGGGTCCGGAGGACATCGCGTCCATCGCGGCCCTGCCGCACGGATCCGCTCTGCTGATCGCGCACCACGGCCCGAACGCCGGGGCACGCTTCCTGCTGGACACGGACCGCGTGACCGTCGGGCGTCACCCCGACGCCGAGATCTTCCTGGATGACGTCACCGTCTCGCGCAAGCACGCCGAATTCGTGCGCACCCCCGCGGGCTACGAACTGGTCGACACCGGCAGCCTGAACGGCAGCTACGTCAACCACGACCGTGTGGACCGGGTGCTGCTCAAGAGCGGAGTGGAAGTCCAGATCGGCAAGTTCCGTCTGAACTACTACCCGAGCCCGGCACGCCCGGCCGGCCAGGACTGA
- the gcvH gene encoding glycine cleavage system protein GcvH, whose amino-acid sequence MSNIPAELSYTAEHEWVASTEQDGVVRVGITDFAQDALGDVVYAQVPEAGTAVTANDVVGEVESTKSVSDIYAPVSGEIVARNESLDADPALINSDPYGAGWLFEVRIAGADELSGLLSAEAYGQQVG is encoded by the coding sequence ATGAGCAACATCCCCGCAGAGCTGTCCTACACCGCCGAACACGAATGGGTTGCGAGCACGGAGCAGGACGGTGTGGTGCGAGTCGGCATCACCGATTTCGCCCAGGACGCGCTCGGCGATGTCGTGTACGCACAGGTGCCCGAGGCCGGGACCGCCGTGACCGCCAACGACGTCGTCGGCGAGGTGGAGTCCACCAAGAGCGTCAGCGACATCTACGCCCCGGTGTCGGGTGAGATCGTGGCCCGCAACGAGTCCCTGGATGCCGATCCGGCGCTCATCAACTCCGATCCGTACGGCGCCGGCTGGCTTTTCGAGGTCCGCATCGCCGGTGCCGACGAACTGTCGGGCCTGCTCAGCGCCGAAGCGTACGGTCAGCAGGTAGGCTAG
- a CDS encoding amidohydrolase family protein has product MLLRNVRPWGGAASDVLLDGELIAAVRLHEPDADAEAGHDVVDGRGRLLLPAFSDVHVHLDSTRIGLPFREHTGRPGVWGMMSNDRENWRSAEIPLRERVAGTLERMIGRGTTRVRSFAQVDVDTGLEKYEAVVAAKEKFAGQAEVQIMVFPQAGILLEEGTPELLEEALRQGADVMGGIDPCQLDRDPVRHLDIVFGLAEKYQVEVDVHLHEPTDLAIFSTELIMERTQALGMQGKVNLSHAYTLGGSSEATTRSLIERMAELDISLTTVAPAAAGQLPLQDLAAAGVRVGLGEDGQRDYWSPYGNCDLLDRTWQLAFTRGFRADRLVEHAVAVATRGGASIMDHSLARLASVDDRPGLDVGDRADVVLVDGETVTSAVMDRGSDRTVLHRGRVVADQYRVEGGSGY; this is encoded by the coding sequence ATGCTCCTCCGCAACGTCCGACCCTGGGGCGGCGCCGCCTCTGATGTGCTCCTTGACGGCGAGCTGATCGCCGCCGTCCGCCTGCACGAGCCCGACGCGGACGCGGAAGCCGGGCACGACGTCGTCGACGGTCGCGGACGCCTGCTGCTGCCCGCCTTCAGCGACGTCCACGTGCACCTGGACTCGACCCGGATCGGGCTGCCGTTCCGGGAGCACACCGGCCGCCCGGGCGTCTGGGGCATGATGAGTAACGACCGGGAGAACTGGCGCTCGGCCGAAATCCCGCTCAGGGAGCGCGTGGCCGGGACGCTCGAGCGCATGATCGGACGGGGCACCACACGGGTCCGGTCCTTCGCCCAGGTGGACGTCGACACGGGCCTCGAGAAGTACGAGGCCGTGGTGGCCGCGAAGGAGAAATTCGCGGGGCAGGCTGAGGTTCAGATCATGGTCTTCCCGCAAGCGGGCATCCTCCTGGAGGAGGGCACTCCGGAACTGCTCGAGGAGGCCTTGCGTCAGGGCGCCGACGTCATGGGCGGGATCGACCCGTGTCAGCTGGACCGGGATCCGGTCCGTCACCTGGACATCGTCTTCGGGCTGGCGGAGAAGTACCAGGTGGAGGTGGACGTCCACCTCCACGAGCCCACCGATCTCGCGATCTTCAGCACCGAGCTGATCATGGAACGGACCCAGGCGCTCGGGATGCAGGGCAAGGTCAATCTGTCCCACGCGTACACGCTAGGCGGCTCCTCCGAGGCGACGACCCGTTCCCTCATCGAACGCATGGCGGAGCTGGACATCTCGCTCACGACCGTGGCCCCCGCCGCTGCCGGGCAGCTTCCCCTCCAGGACCTCGCGGCCGCCGGGGTGCGCGTCGGACTGGGGGAGGACGGCCAGCGGGACTACTGGAGCCCGTACGGCAACTGCGATCTGCTGGACCGCACCTGGCAGCTCGCCTTCACCCGCGGCTTCCGGGCCGACCGGCTGGTGGAACACGCGGTCGCCGTCGCCACACGGGGTGGAGCGAGCATCATGGACCACTCCCTGGCCCGGCTGGCGAGCGTCGACGACCGTCCCGGCCTCGACGTCGGTGACCGTGCCGACGTCGTGCTGGTCGACGGCGAGACCGTGACGAGTGCCGTGATGGACCGCGGCAGTGACCGCACCGTGCTGCACCGCGGCCGCGTGGTCGCGGACCAGTACCGGGTCGAGGGTGGCAGCGGCTACTGA
- a CDS encoding GntR family transcriptional regulator encodes MSNTEIFEPESLRVTRQIRDEILDGVRLPGSKLVERDLAQELGVSRLPVREALRTLVSEGLVTPRPRTWAVVREFSASDVVDLNEVQAAFESLTFTLAAQRHNREGLRRLKDALDREFQAAEAGDAVRARRSGADFHEIVTSLAGNELLNELQGILSSRIRWLMGQHDDLIRVAEEHAALYEAIADRDVARTQVLIGQHMVSSRSQAIAKQASSADSHA; translated from the coding sequence ATGTCCAACACGGAGATTTTCGAGCCGGAGTCCCTCCGCGTGACCCGTCAGATCCGCGACGAGATTCTCGACGGCGTGCGCCTGCCCGGCAGCAAGCTCGTGGAACGGGATCTGGCCCAGGAACTGGGGGTCAGCCGTCTCCCGGTCCGCGAAGCGCTGCGGACGCTCGTGTCCGAGGGCCTCGTGACGCCGCGGCCCCGCACCTGGGCCGTGGTCCGGGAGTTCTCCGCGTCCGACGTCGTCGACCTCAACGAGGTGCAGGCGGCGTTCGAGTCCCTGACGTTCACGCTGGCCGCCCAGCGGCACAACCGTGAGGGGCTGCGGCGGCTCAAGGACGCGCTGGACCGCGAGTTCCAGGCGGCCGAGGCGGGCGACGCCGTGCGCGCCCGCCGCTCCGGCGCCGATTTCCACGAGATCGTCACATCGCTGGCGGGCAATGAGCTGCTCAACGAGCTCCAGGGCATCCTGAGCAGCCGGATCCGCTGGCTCATGGGCCAGCACGACGATCTCATCCGGGTGGCGGAAGAGCATGCGGCGCTCTACGAGGCGATCGCCGACCGCGACGTCGCCCGCACCCAGGTCCTGATCGGCCAGCACATGGTCAGCAGCCGCAGCCAGGCCATCGCGAAGCAGGCCTCGTCCGCGGACTCCCACGCCTGA
- a CDS encoding serine hydrolase domain-containing protein, translating into MSVESGTRMPASAVTVADWQDPANLRWSFQHMDTLFPTHTIRPGAAVVLEERPQDLSGLAVTLPDGAGSTVRTILDSTDTDAWLVLHGRTVIAEQYSGAMTPQTRHLLMSVSKSLVSSVIGALAARGSLDIERTVGEYVPELRAAGYGGARLRDLLDMRSGIRFSEEYLDPASEVRALDESVGWAPRRPGGPASLKEFLATLEQGREHGGHFEYRSCETDVLGWVCEAAGGKPFAELATELLWSRLGAADPAFITVDSEGTGMFDGGICATLRDLACFGAMIRDGGLALTGDRVLPAEWVDDIFAGGPDSTEAFAAGPEAEHTPGGRYRSQFWFLDGRPDVAFCLGIHGQMVYINRTTGVVGVKFSSSALPVDPVKGPAAAAMFDAISAHLAS; encoded by the coding sequence ATGAGCGTGGAGAGCGGGACGAGGATGCCGGCAAGCGCCGTCACCGTCGCCGACTGGCAGGACCCGGCGAACCTGCGCTGGTCCTTCCAGCACATGGACACCTTGTTCCCGACGCACACCATCCGGCCCGGCGCCGCCGTGGTCCTGGAGGAACGTCCGCAGGATCTGTCCGGTCTGGCCGTCACCCTGCCAGACGGCGCCGGCTCCACGGTGAGGACCATCCTGGACTCCACGGACACGGACGCCTGGCTCGTGCTGCACGGGCGGACGGTCATCGCGGAACAGTACTCCGGCGCCATGACACCGCAGACCCGGCACCTGCTCATGTCCGTGAGCAAGTCGCTCGTGTCCTCGGTCATCGGCGCTCTGGCGGCCCGGGGATCCCTGGACATCGAGCGGACAGTGGGGGAGTACGTGCCGGAACTCCGGGCCGCAGGCTATGGCGGGGCGCGGCTCCGCGACCTCCTGGACATGCGCAGTGGCATCCGCTTCTCCGAGGAGTACCTCGACCCGGCCTCCGAGGTGCGGGCGCTGGACGAATCGGTGGGCTGGGCGCCGCGGCGCCCGGGCGGCCCCGCCTCGCTGAAGGAATTCCTCGCGACGCTGGAACAAGGACGGGAACATGGCGGGCACTTCGAGTACCGCAGCTGTGAGACGGACGTCCTGGGCTGGGTGTGCGAAGCGGCCGGCGGGAAGCCTTTCGCGGAGCTCGCCACAGAGCTGCTGTGGAGCCGTCTGGGCGCCGCCGACCCCGCGTTCATCACGGTGGACTCCGAGGGCACCGGGATGTTCGACGGCGGCATCTGCGCGACCCTGCGCGATCTGGCCTGTTTCGGCGCCATGATCCGGGACGGCGGGCTGGCGCTCACCGGGGACCGGGTGCTGCCGGCCGAGTGGGTCGACGACATCTTCGCGGGCGGTCCGGATTCCACGGAGGCGTTCGCCGCGGGTCCTGAAGCCGAGCACACTCCGGGCGGGCGGTACAGGAGCCAGTTCTGGTTCCTGGATGGCCGCCCGGATGTGGCGTTCTGCCTCGGGATCCACGGCCAGATGGTCTACATCAACCGCACCACGGGGGTGGTCGGGGTGAAGTTCTCCAGCTCCGCCCTCCCCGTCGATCCGGTCAAAGGACCGGCGGCGGCCGCGATGTTCGACGCGATCAGCGCCCACCTGGCGTCCTGA
- a CDS encoding amidohydrolase, translating into MARTLYHNALIFTANGEDGEEWAQALVVDDARIAFAGSEDDARAAAEGADTVDLGGRLVVPGFVDAHTHLLMTGEALGKVELTDARSLQEIQNRLRAAREAEPAKARVLGRGWLFDSVPGGEPTAAMIDAAVADVPVYLDANDYHSCWVNTAALAELGITRETPDPIGGRIERDAEGNATGMLYETAAQHFVWTHLASVTSDAERDAAIDRTFEAYLGAGVTGAVDMALDEVSLATLERAVERHGGALPLRVAAHWFIDNTGDDAQNIAQVERAAELAARLTNPSLRVVGVKFIIDGVIDACTAAMNKPYADHSNAEPIWPLERLKPALAAADAAGLQAALHAIGDAASDIALDAIEHAIEVNGDRPRRHRIEHLEYAAPGTARRMAELGVIASMQPVHTDAAVRANWDAMLGDDRVNRGFAWPEYEEAGALLAFSTDAPTAPYGAFPNLYVATTRKSALDASYDAVQPELALPLARALGHATRDAAASVGDGATHGRLAEGYAADFVVVDVNPFDEGDESLLKTSVVETVVAGRSVYTAGE; encoded by the coding sequence ATGGCACGCACGCTCTACCACAACGCCTTGATCTTCACCGCGAACGGCGAAGACGGCGAGGAATGGGCCCAGGCCCTCGTCGTCGACGACGCCCGGATCGCCTTCGCCGGCTCCGAGGACGACGCGCGCGCCGCCGCAGAGGGCGCGGACACCGTGGACCTCGGCGGCCGCCTGGTGGTCCCCGGCTTCGTGGACGCCCACACCCACCTCCTCATGACGGGCGAGGCCCTCGGCAAGGTCGAACTCACCGACGCCCGCAGCCTGCAGGAGATCCAGAACCGGCTGCGCGCCGCCCGGGAGGCCGAGCCGGCGAAGGCCCGGGTGCTGGGGCGCGGATGGCTGTTCGACTCGGTGCCCGGCGGCGAGCCGACCGCCGCGATGATCGACGCCGCGGTCGCGGACGTGCCGGTCTACCTCGACGCGAACGACTACCACTCCTGCTGGGTCAACACCGCCGCGCTGGCGGAGCTGGGGATCACACGCGAGACCCCGGACCCCATCGGCGGCCGCATCGAGCGGGACGCCGAAGGGAACGCCACCGGCATGCTCTACGAGACGGCTGCTCAGCACTTCGTCTGGACCCACCTCGCCTCGGTCACGAGCGACGCGGAACGCGACGCCGCGATCGACCGCACCTTCGAGGCGTACCTCGGCGCCGGGGTCACGGGCGCCGTGGACATGGCCCTCGACGAGGTGTCCCTCGCGACCCTCGAGCGCGCCGTCGAACGCCACGGTGGAGCGCTCCCGCTCCGCGTCGCCGCCCACTGGTTCATCGACAACACGGGGGACGACGCGCAGAACATCGCCCAAGTGGAACGTGCCGCCGAACTCGCCGCGCGGCTGACCAACCCGTCCCTGCGGGTGGTCGGGGTCAAGTTCATCATCGACGGCGTGATCGACGCCTGCACCGCGGCCATGAACAAGCCCTACGCCGATCACTCCAACGCCGAGCCGATCTGGCCGCTGGAACGCCTCAAGCCGGCGCTCGCGGCGGCAGATGCCGCCGGACTCCAGGCAGCCCTCCACGCGATCGGCGACGCCGCGAGCGACATCGCCTTGGACGCGATCGAGCACGCCATCGAGGTCAACGGGGACCGCCCGCGGCGGCACCGGATCGAGCACCTGGAGTACGCGGCCCCCGGCACGGCCCGGCGCATGGCCGAGCTGGGCGTGATCGCCTCGATGCAGCCGGTCCACACCGACGCGGCCGTCCGGGCGAACTGGGACGCCATGCTCGGCGATGACCGGGTCAACCGCGGCTTCGCCTGGCCCGAGTACGAGGAAGCGGGCGCGCTGCTCGCGTTCTCGACCGACGCGCCCACCGCGCCCTACGGCGCCTTCCCGAATCTCTATGTGGCGACGACCCGCAAATCCGCACTGGACGCGTCCTATGACGCCGTGCAGCCGGAGCTCGCGCTGCCGCTGGCCCGGGCGCTGGGCCATGCGACGCGCGACGCCGCCGCTTCGGTGGGCGACGGCGCGACCCACGGCCGCCTGGCCGAGGGCTACGCAGCGGACTTCGTCGTGGTCGATGTCAACCCCTTCGACGAGGGAGACGAGTCTCTGCTCAAGACCAGCGTGGTGGAGACGGTCGTCGCCGGCCGCAGCGTCTACACGGCGGGGGAGTGA
- a CDS encoding TetR/AcrR family transcriptional regulator: MARPRTPVLTAARIADAAMELIDSGKPFGVNALARALSVQPSSLYNHLDGRRAIIELVRGRLVERYMSDIPEELPWDEAVELLVRSERRMYTEHPHIVPLIVTETVTDAAAIASYDHMAGILLRGGFPDDEVLVLIQLLDAFALGSGLDYAAPEDVWEPTTPTLHLARLLALQPSGKTRSDQAFEIGLEMLLTVLRARLAAHQAPHADGA, encoded by the coding sequence ATGGCACGTCCCCGGACCCCCGTCCTCACGGCGGCTCGCATCGCCGACGCCGCCATGGAACTCATCGATTCAGGGAAGCCGTTCGGCGTGAACGCCCTCGCCCGGGCGCTGAGCGTCCAGCCGTCCTCGCTCTACAACCACTTGGACGGCCGGCGGGCGATCATCGAGCTCGTGCGCGGCCGGCTCGTGGAGCGGTACATGAGCGACATCCCGGAGGAGCTGCCGTGGGACGAAGCCGTCGAACTGCTCGTCCGCTCCGAGCGGCGCATGTACACGGAACACCCGCACATCGTGCCGCTCATCGTCACGGAGACGGTCACCGACGCCGCCGCCATCGCCTCCTACGACCACATGGCGGGGATCCTTCTCCGGGGCGGATTCCCCGACGACGAGGTGCTGGTGCTGATCCAGCTGCTCGACGCCTTCGCGCTCGGCTCGGGCCTCGACTACGCCGCCCCCGAGGACGTCTGGGAGCCGACCACGCCCACGTTGCATCTGGCGCGCCTGCTGGCCCTGCAGCCGAGCGGCAAAACCAGGAGTGACCAGGCGTTCGAAATCGGGCTGGAGATGCTCCTCACCGTGCTGCGCGCCCGGCTGGCGGCGCACCAGGCCCCTCACGCAGACGGCGCCTGA
- a CDS encoding cysteine hydrolase family protein, translating to MTSATLRELGHETTTPADLSRATVILVDYQNTYTRGVMELDGWEAALQEASALLERARAAGSTILHVVHDGGAGSPYDLKQEVGRIHPAVAPREGEEVVVKTAPNSFVGTRLGELVDAAGWNDVVIAGFMTHMCVTFTAEGALLRGNAPTVVARACATRSLPSVAGPVTSEELHRAALATIGDVYGVVVEGAADLPAGAAGDQAPSA from the coding sequence ATGACCAGTGCCACCCTGCGCGAACTCGGCCACGAGACCACCACGCCTGCGGACTTGAGCCGCGCCACCGTCATTCTGGTGGACTACCAGAACACGTACACGCGGGGCGTGATGGAACTCGACGGCTGGGAGGCGGCCCTGCAGGAGGCTTCCGCGTTGCTGGAGCGCGCCCGCGCGGCAGGATCCACCATCCTTCACGTGGTGCACGACGGTGGCGCCGGCAGTCCGTACGACCTGAAGCAGGAAGTGGGGCGCATCCACCCGGCGGTAGCTCCGCGGGAGGGTGAAGAGGTGGTGGTCAAGACGGCGCCGAACTCCTTCGTCGGCACGCGCCTGGGGGAACTCGTCGACGCGGCGGGATGGAATGACGTCGTGATCGCGGGCTTCATGACCCACATGTGCGTCACCTTCACCGCGGAAGGCGCCTTGCTGCGGGGCAATGCCCCCACCGTGGTGGCCCGCGCCTGCGCCACCCGTTCCCTCCCGTCCGTGGCCGGTCCGGTCACCTCGGAGGAGCTCCACCGGGCAGCCCTGGCCACGATCGGAGACGTGTACGGCGTGGTCGTGGAAGGTGCGGCTGATCTGCCTGCCGGGGCAGCGGGAGATCAGGCGCCGTCTGCGTGA